One Proteinivorax tanatarense DNA segment encodes these proteins:
- a CDS encoding UDP-N-acetylmuramoyl-tripeptide--D-alanyl-D-alanine ligase: MKITVEELLNLSGGVLLTENCNRKIKSVIIDSRIPSSNSLFVPLKGENHDGHDFIESAVKNGSKCVFVENEKYIDKNLDCEFILQKDNLKALQQLATNYRKCLNIEVIAITGSNGKTTTKDLIYSIFAKKYNTFKTQGNFNNEIGLPIMLTRLESSHEVAVLELGMSNFGEIDFLANISKPDVGIITNIGESHIEFLKTREGIAKAKGELLYNVDVEGKAILNGDDPYLQKMKNIHSNSWLYGFGKHNHLYAYDLKQTNEGVEFTVNGLGKNFSVWLPMLGKHNVSNALAAILCALLHGLTEHEIKLGLNRLDMTGMRTEIIQSKNKKVKIISDCYNSSLTSTIAAINVLNDFKHSGRKIAVVGDMLELGDISKKAHIEAGEKVGESKVDMLIAIGRYAEDLAQGFNNKRGEKTLVFNETDYLLTKIKKYLREGDLILVKGSRGLKLERVVNFLREEF; this comes from the coding sequence ATGAAAATTACAGTAGAAGAATTGTTAAATCTTAGTGGTGGAGTCTTATTGACAGAAAATTGCAACAGAAAAATAAAGTCAGTAATAATTGACAGCCGAATACCATCCAGTAATAGTTTATTTGTGCCTCTAAAAGGAGAAAACCATGATGGGCATGATTTTATCGAAAGTGCTGTAAAAAATGGCAGTAAATGTGTTTTTGTCGAAAATGAAAAATATATAGATAAAAATTTAGATTGTGAATTTATTTTACAAAAAGACAATCTCAAAGCACTACAACAGTTAGCTACCAACTATAGAAAATGCTTAAACATTGAAGTTATAGCTATAACTGGTAGTAATGGGAAAACGACAACAAAGGATTTAATTTATTCTATATTTGCTAAAAAATACAACACATTTAAAACACAAGGCAACTTTAATAATGAAATAGGTCTTCCAATTATGCTTACGAGATTGGAGTCAAGTCATGAAGTTGCTGTCTTGGAGTTGGGTATGAGCAATTTTGGGGAAATCGATTTTTTGGCTAATATATCAAAGCCAGATGTTGGGATTATAACTAATATTGGAGAATCTCATATTGAATTTTTAAAAACAAGAGAAGGAATTGCTAAGGCCAAAGGAGAGTTGCTATATAATGTAGACGTTGAGGGGAAAGCCATATTAAATGGAGATGACCCCTACTTGCAAAAGATGAAAAATATTCACTCTAACTCTTGGTTATATGGATTTGGAAAGCATAATCACCTGTATGCATATGATTTAAAACAAACAAATGAAGGAGTAGAATTTACTGTAAATGGATTAGGGAAGAATTTCTCGGTTTGGTTACCAATGCTTGGTAAACACAATGTATCTAATGCTTTAGCAGCTATTTTATGTGCCCTTTTACATGGTCTTACAGAACATGAAATTAAGTTAGGACTTAACAGACTTGATATGACAGGTATGCGCACAGAGATTATTCAAAGTAAAAATAAAAAGGTTAAAATTATCAGTGACTGCTATAATTCTTCTTTAACCTCCACAATAGCAGCTATAAATGTATTAAATGATTTTAAACACTCAGGACGGAAAATTGCCGTAGTTGGTGATATGCTAGAGTTAGGAGATATCTCAAAGAAAGCTCACATTGAAGCGGGGGAAAAGGTTGGGGAAAGTAAAGTAGATATGTTAATAGCTATAGGTCGGTACGCAGAAGATTTAGCCCAAGGATTTAATAATAAAAGGGGAGAAAAGACTTTAGTCTTTAATGAAACTGATTATCTATTAACTAAAATAAAAAAATATTTAAGAGAAGGTGACTTAATCCTTGTAAAAGGGTCTAGAGGTCTAAAGCTAGAAAGGGTAGTCAACTTTTTACGAGAGGAGTTTTAG
- the mraY gene encoding phospho-N-acetylmuramoyl-pentapeptide-transferase gives MSENFLIYVAITSFFSGIIITPAILPLLRRLKVGQNIREEGPESHLKKSGTPTMGGVVFILAASLTTILFAPKDPLVLMAMFATVSYGLIGFVDDYIKVVLRRSLGLKAREKLIFQTLVALIMYVTIVYLGLSTEVLIPFFGNVELGYLYFPFILVIFLGASNATNMTDGLDGLLAGTFSFSILGMIYITFSQDEIGLGIFALSLLGGTLAFLVYNAHPAKLFMGDTGSLALGGGLASLAILTKTELLLIPLGAVFVVETLSIIIQVTSFKLTGKRVFLMSPIHHHFELKGWSEWKIVLVFWFVQLLFTLLAIVLWNLYY, from the coding sequence ATGAGTGAAAATTTTCTAATCTATGTTGCAATAACAAGTTTCTTCTCAGGTATTATTATTACACCAGCTATCTTACCACTTCTTAGACGATTAAAAGTTGGTCAAAATATTAGAGAAGAGGGACCGGAATCCCATTTAAAGAAATCAGGAACCCCTACCATGGGTGGAGTAGTATTTATTTTAGCTGCATCACTGACAACTATTTTATTTGCACCTAAAGATCCATTAGTTTTGATGGCGATGTTTGCAACGGTAAGCTATGGTCTTATAGGTTTTGTTGATGATTACATTAAAGTGGTCTTACGACGCTCTCTTGGACTAAAAGCTAGGGAAAAACTGATTTTTCAAACTTTAGTTGCTCTTATAATGTATGTAACAATTGTTTATTTAGGTTTAAGTACTGAAGTGCTGATACCATTTTTCGGGAATGTAGAGCTTGGATATCTATACTTTCCCTTTATACTAGTGATATTTTTAGGAGCCAGCAATGCCACTAACATGACCGATGGTTTAGATGGATTGCTAGCTGGAACATTTAGTTTTAGTATATTGGGGATGATTTATATAACATTTAGTCAAGACGAGATTGGTTTAGGTATATTTGCATTAAGTCTTTTGGGTGGGACATTAGCATTTTTGGTTTATAACGCTCACCCTGCAAAATTATTTATGGGAGATACAGGTTCGCTAGCACTTGGGGGTGGACTAGCATCTCTTGCAATTTTAACTAAAACTGAACTGCTTTTAATTCCATTAGGAGCTGTTTTTGTAGTAGAGACTTTATCTATAATTATTCAAGTAACTTCGTTTAAATTGACAGGTAAAAGGGTGTTTTTGATGAGCCCAATACATCATCACTTTGAATTAAAAGGCTGGTCTGAATGGAAAATTGTGCTTGTCTTTTGGTTTGTACAATTATTATTTACATTACTTGCTATAGTGTTATGGAACTTGTATTACTAA
- the murD gene encoding UDP-N-acetylmuramoyl-L-alanine--D-glutamate ligase yields MEIKNKRILVLGAGRTGVGIAKVLKLEGAEVIVNDGASAESLKNDLEKLSQLDIEAVVGGHPKSLLDPKPDFIVKNPGIPMDIPFLESASSKNIQVVSDVELIASFTDAPIIAVTGTNGKTTVTSLIGHILTGAQRRVSIGGNIGYSIADAVYESDSEFVVCEVSSFQLESTQRFTPKIAVVTNISPDHLDRHKNMNNYIESKLNVCINQNESDFVVLNKQDLYAKRFADATRGNVYWFSRFDEVRDGAYLQDGKIYFAEGGKSKVVMNLDSVQLKGEHNFDNVLAALVASRLAGVSFQQISETIASFKGVEHRLEYVTEIDGVQFYNDSKATNSNSTIQAINAFERPLILLLGGYDKGEEFDELATALHGGVREIITFGQCKDKIKETLSKKNKNITSISNIEEAIKIAIIKAQEGDVVLFSPACASWDTFENFEQRGKKFKELVLSAQ; encoded by the coding sequence TTGGAAATTAAAAACAAAAGAATTTTAGTTTTAGGCGCAGGTAGAACAGGAGTGGGTATAGCAAAAGTTTTAAAGCTTGAAGGTGCAGAGGTTATTGTGAATGATGGGGCAAGCGCCGAATCACTAAAAAATGATCTAGAGAAACTAAGTCAGTTGGATATTGAGGCTGTGGTTGGTGGTCATCCTAAAAGTCTTTTGGATCCCAAGCCGGATTTTATAGTTAAAAATCCTGGAATTCCAATGGATATTCCCTTTTTGGAAAGTGCAAGCTCAAAAAATATCCAGGTAGTTTCGGACGTTGAATTAATAGCTAGTTTTACTGATGCTCCAATTATAGCTGTAACCGGTACTAATGGTAAAACAACAGTAACTTCTTTAATAGGTCATATATTAACGGGAGCGCAAAGACGGGTTTCTATAGGAGGCAATATTGGGTATTCTATTGCGGATGCCGTTTATGAAAGCGATTCTGAGTTTGTAGTTTGTGAAGTTAGTTCATTTCAACTAGAATCAACTCAAAGGTTTACACCAAAAATTGCAGTTGTTACAAACATTTCGCCTGACCATCTAGATAGACATAAAAATATGAACAATTATATAGAATCAAAGCTGAACGTATGCATTAATCAAAATGAAAGTGATTTTGTAGTTTTAAACAAGCAAGACTTATATGCAAAAAGGTTTGCTGATGCTACTAGAGGTAATGTTTACTGGTTTAGTCGCTTTGATGAAGTTAGAGATGGTGCTTATCTGCAAGATGGGAAAATATATTTTGCAGAAGGTGGCAAAAGTAAAGTTGTTATGAATCTAGATAGCGTGCAGCTAAAAGGAGAACATAACTTTGATAATGTTTTAGCAGCGCTTGTTGCATCAAGGTTAGCTGGGGTGAGCTTTCAGCAAATCTCCGAAACAATAGCTAGCTTTAAAGGGGTTGAACATAGGTTAGAGTATGTAACGGAAATTGATGGGGTGCAATTTTATAATGACTCTAAAGCTACTAACTCAAATAGCACTATACAGGCTATAAACGCATTTGAGAGGCCGCTAATTTTGCTGCTAGGTGGATACGATAAGGGTGAGGAATTTGATGAGTTAGCAACTGCTTTGCATGGTGGGGTAAGGGAGATTATTACTTTTGGGCAATGTAAAGATAAAATAAAGGAGACTCTTTCTAAAAAAAATAAAAATATTACTTCAATTAGTAATATAGAAGAGGCAATTAAAATAGCAATAATAAAGGCACAAGAGGGAGATGTTGTGTTATTTTCTCCAGCATGTGCTAGTTGGGACACTTTTGAAAATTTTGAGCAAAGGGGTAAAAAGTTTAAAGAATTAGTTTTATCAGCTCAGTAG
- the ftsW gene encoding putative lipid II flippase FtsW, with the protein MKRKQSPDILLLIVTMALLGFGLVMVYSASAIMAMARYGDSFYFLKRQTIYALLGLGAMYICINLNYWKWKKFIKLFFVLNFVFLVAVIIPGVGVTINDATRWINLGFMRFQPSDFTKFALILFTANYLAAQKERILDFFYGIVPLLVILGISFGLIMLQPDLGTAISLAGTIGIMLFAAGAKYRHLLYIAVPGTALMTWFATSEEYRLRRLTTFRDPWSDVSGAGWQIIQSLYGIAGGGLVGVGLGASRQKSGYLPEAQTDFIYAIIVEELGFIGGALVIILFGILVWRGLRTAIKAPDSFGCYLAMGMTVMIALQVIINIGVVTSSMPTTGITLPLISFGGTSLIVTLASIGIVLNVSRYSY; encoded by the coding sequence ATGAAGAGAAAGCAATCTCCTGATATTTTATTATTGATAGTTACAATGGCTCTCCTTGGCTTCGGCCTTGTTATGGTTTATAGTGCTAGCGCTATAATGGCGATGGCTAGGTATGGTGATAGCTTTTATTTTTTGAAACGGCAAACGATATATGCACTGTTAGGTTTAGGTGCAATGTATATTTGCATTAACTTAAATTATTGGAAATGGAAAAAATTTATCAAACTTTTTTTCGTGCTAAATTTTGTGTTTTTAGTAGCGGTTATAATTCCTGGTGTAGGAGTGACGATCAACGATGCTACCAGATGGATCAATTTAGGGTTTATGAGGTTTCAACCATCTGATTTTACAAAGTTTGCTTTAATTTTATTTACAGCTAATTATTTAGCAGCACAAAAAGAAAGAATTTTAGATTTTTTTTATGGCATAGTGCCGTTGTTGGTAATCCTAGGTATTTCCTTCGGTCTGATTATGTTACAGCCAGACCTTGGTACTGCTATTTCGTTGGCAGGAACTATAGGCATTATGTTATTCGCTGCTGGGGCAAAGTATAGACATTTATTATATATAGCGGTACCTGGTACTGCCCTAATGACATGGTTTGCTACTTCTGAGGAATATCGCCTGAGACGATTAACTACCTTTAGAGATCCATGGTCTGATGTAAGTGGGGCGGGTTGGCAAATTATTCAATCCCTTTATGGTATAGCTGGTGGTGGGTTGGTAGGTGTGGGGTTAGGAGCTAGCCGTCAGAAAAGTGGGTACCTTCCAGAAGCACAGACAGATTTTATTTATGCTATTATAGTTGAAGAGCTAGGGTTTATTGGAGGTGCTTTAGTAATTATTTTATTTGGTATTTTGGTTTGGAGAGGGTTAAGAACTGCAATTAAAGCTCCTGATAGTTTTGGTTGTTATTTAGCTATGGGAATGACTGTAATGATAGCCTTGCAAGTTATTATTAATATTGGAGTTGTTACATCAAGCATGCCTACTACAGGAATTACTTTGCCACTTATTAGTTTTGGAGGAACGTCTTTAATCGTAACTTTAGCTAGTATTGGCATAGTGTTGAATGTCTCGAGATATTCGTACTGA
- the murA gene encoding UDP-N-acetylglucosamine 1-carboxyvinyltransferase, with the protein MEKIVIKGKKPLIGEVSIPGAKNSALPILAASILAEKECIISNVPYLKDVSMMIKILESLGINYKREADNVYLDCTKLNNWDVPGELVRTMRSSIFLMGPLLAKFKKVRIAYPGGCAIGTRAIDLHLKGLTSLGADINERFGYIEVKADKLNGNEIYLDYPSVGATENIMMASTRAEGTTIIKNPAREPEIIDLQNFLNKLGANVKGAGTEEIKIIGSKDVFTNQCQHFIIPDRIVAGTVMVGAAMTGGNVKIYNVIPSHLESIIIKLKEMGAKITKDVNSIHVEGKLPLKAVELIRTAPYPGFPTDMQPQMMIALAMAQGTSLISENVFDGRFKHVGEYRRMGAQINTDNRTAVVKGVDTLRGALVESSDLRAGAALVLGGLAAENTTIITNIHHIDRGYEQIEALFSSLGGEIKRVMS; encoded by the coding sequence GTGGAAAAAATTGTTATAAAAGGTAAAAAACCGTTGATAGGAGAAGTTTCTATACCAGGGGCAAAAAATTCAGCTTTGCCTATTTTAGCTGCATCTATTCTAGCGGAAAAAGAATGTATCATTTCAAATGTTCCATATTTAAAAGATGTATCTATGATGATAAAAATATTAGAGAGCTTAGGGATTAACTATAAAAGGGAAGCTGATAATGTATACCTAGACTGTACAAAGTTGAACAACTGGGACGTCCCTGGGGAATTGGTAAGGACAATGAGATCTTCAATATTTCTAATGGGGCCCTTATTGGCTAAATTTAAAAAAGTGAGAATTGCCTATCCTGGAGGCTGTGCTATAGGAACTAGGGCGATAGATTTACATTTAAAAGGGCTGACTAGTTTGGGCGCAGATATTAATGAAAGGTTCGGGTATATTGAAGTAAAAGCCGATAAACTTAATGGGAATGAAATTTATCTTGACTACCCATCAGTAGGAGCTACAGAAAATATAATGATGGCTTCTACAAGAGCAGAAGGAACTACTATAATTAAAAACCCTGCTCGCGAACCAGAGATTATTGACTTACAAAATTTTCTTAACAAGTTAGGAGCAAATGTCAAAGGGGCAGGAACAGAAGAAATTAAGATAATTGGGTCTAAAGATGTCTTTACTAATCAGTGTCAACACTTTATAATCCCTGATAGAATCGTTGCAGGAACAGTAATGGTCGGGGCTGCAATGACGGGAGGAAATGTAAAAATCTACAATGTGATACCTTCCCATTTAGAATCCATAATAATAAAGCTTAAGGAAATGGGAGCAAAAATTACTAAAGATGTTAATAGTATACATGTGGAAGGTAAATTGCCTCTTAAAGCAGTAGAATTGATACGTACTGCTCCATACCCGGGGTTCCCAACTGATATGCAACCGCAGATGATGATAGCTCTGGCTATGGCTCAAGGTACGAGTTTGATAAGCGAAAATGTTTTTGATGGAAGATTTAAGCATGTAGGGGAATACAGACGTATGGGTGCTCAAATCAATACAGACAATAGAACAGCAGTAGTAAAAGGAGTGGATACTTTAAGAGGCGCATTAGTTGAAAGCTCTGATTTGAGAGCGGGAGCTGCCCTTGTTTTAGGAGGTTTAGCTGCTGAAAATACTACTATAATAACTAATATTCATCATATCGACAGGGGATATGAACAAATTGAAGCACTTTTTAGCAGTTTAGGAGGAGAAATTAAAAGAGTTATGAGCTAA
- a CDS encoding cell division protein FtsQ/DivIB encodes MLNKKTNKRNVVELTHKHSFRKLELEKKKARRLKIFKSSVSIIAIILLISLSIYAFLNSPLALITDIEVQGNFLLDKQEILDTLPKVGQANFYAKRNGYYEEILNDEVFIKEFTVDRNIFHRTVIIDITERTPLFKTVYNDEVHLVCIEGVILPNIKEHPVPYITGIENSEQIPGLVEALSELDEEFVETISEINITKPNKVQMQTVDNFTITVGTLDRLTNKRALEASQLMDLKKNKGKEGVIDIRGREVTYSPSGGE; translated from the coding sequence ATGCTAAACAAGAAAACTAACAAGCGAAATGTTGTTGAATTAACCCATAAACATAGTTTTAGAAAGTTAGAATTGGAAAAAAAGAAAGCAAGACGTCTAAAAATTTTTAAGAGTTCGGTTTCAATAATAGCAATTATATTATTAATTTCATTAAGTATTTATGCATTTTTAAACTCCCCACTGGCCCTTATTACTGACATAGAAGTGCAGGGGAATTTCTTGTTGGATAAACAGGAAATTCTCGACACACTACCTAAAGTAGGACAAGCCAATTTTTATGCTAAAAGAAATGGATATTATGAAGAAATATTAAATGATGAAGTATTTATAAAAGAATTTACTGTTGATAGAAATATTTTCCACAGAACGGTTATAATAGATATTACAGAAAGAACCCCTTTATTTAAAACCGTTTATAATGATGAGGTGCACTTAGTATGTATTGAAGGTGTAATACTGCCAAATATTAAAGAACATCCTGTTCCTTATATAACTGGGATAGAAAACAGCGAACAGATTCCAGGCTTGGTAGAGGCTTTGTCAGAACTTGATGAAGAATTTGTTGAGACAATTTCAGAAATTAACATAACTAAGCCGAACAAAGTTCAGATGCAAACAGTGGATAATTTTACTATAACTGTAGGTACATTAGACAGATTAACTAATAAACGAGCTTTAGAAGCTTCTCAATTAATGGATTTAAAAAAGAATAAAGGTAAGGAAGGGGTTATAGATATAAGGGGAAGGGAAGTGACATATTCCCCATCAGGAGGAGAATAA
- a CDS encoding DUF881 domain-containing protein has protein sequence MKIKGTSTVMLTSICVVLGFMIAVNLRTQKDVNFAYGMREMEMRSKFFELIDNKETLKKENKLLSQQIRLYEQKAAKGEDSVDILVDELNKARVLAGLTDVKGPGVKVEINDNKKGYNYQGDPNSNIVHDEDLLMTVNTLLAAGAEAVAVNGQRITSFSEISCAGPVILVNQTRLAPPYVITAIGDSSSLKTSLLMPGGIADNLAFWGIDVKVNTKEEVSVPAFKGNIEIEHAEYSTEEEE, from the coding sequence TTGAAAATTAAAGGTACATCTACAGTTATGTTGACATCAATTTGTGTGGTGTTAGGCTTTATGATAGCAGTTAACTTAAGAACTCAAAAAGATGTTAACTTTGCCTATGGTATGCGTGAAATGGAGATGCGTTCTAAGTTTTTTGAGCTTATAGATAATAAAGAGACTTTAAAAAAAGAGAATAAACTTCTCTCTCAGCAAATTAGATTGTATGAGCAAAAAGCAGCCAAAGGCGAAGACAGTGTTGACATTTTGGTAGATGAACTAAATAAGGCAAGGGTGTTGGCAGGATTAACTGATGTAAAAGGTCCTGGTGTAAAAGTGGAGATTAACGACAATAAAAAAGGTTATAATTATCAAGGGGATCCAAATTCAAATATTGTCCATGACGAGGATTTATTAATGACTGTTAACACTCTGTTGGCGGCAGGTGCTGAAGCAGTAGCTGTTAATGGTCAACGAATTACATCCTTTTCAGAAATAAGCTGTGCAGGACCAGTTATCTTAGTTAATCAAACTCGCTTAGCACCACCTTATGTTATAACTGCTATAGGAGATTCCAGTTCTCTTAAGACTTCTTTGCTTATGCCAGGAGGGATAGCAGATAACCTGGCCTTTTGGGGTATAGATGTCAAAGTAAACACCAAAGAAGAAGTGAGTGTTCCTGCTTTTAAGGGAAATATTGAAATAGAACATGCTGAGTACTCAACTGAGGAGGAAGAATGA
- a CDS encoding small basic family protein, with protein MFPILGLFFGFLVGWVSSITIPVEYAHYLSIALLAGLDSIFGGVRSHLVGDFDMQVFFTGFFGNILLASAITVMGQWLGVELYLAVVIVFMFRLFKNLAIIRRITLKNYIKSKKNY; from the coding sequence ATGTTTCCAATATTAGGACTTTTCTTTGGGTTTTTAGTAGGTTGGGTTTCTAGTATAACTATACCTGTAGAATATGCCCATTATCTTTCTATTGCACTTTTAGCGGGACTAGATTCGATATTTGGTGGAGTTCGCTCACATTTAGTTGGGGATTTTGATATGCAGGTTTTTTTTACGGGTTTTTTTGGGAACATCCTTCTAGCATCAGCTATAACTGTGATGGGGCAATGGTTGGGAGTGGAATTATATTTAGCAGTAGTTATTGTATTTATGTTCAGGTTGTTTAAGAATCTAGCTATTATAAGACGAATTACATTAAAAAATTACATTAAGTCAAAAAAAAACTATTAA
- the ftsA gene encoding cell division protein FtsA yields MSRKTKSIVASLDIGTSNTRIIVGEISEDRNVNIIGIGRSESLGLRKGTIVDLDNTVRSIKEAVDQAERMVGINIDSVYVGVSSAHVQVMKNRGVVAVSNDDKEITRQDYDRALDGAGVVAIPPEMEIIEIVPTNFIVDGYDGIKDPIGMIGVRLEVDALIMLAKSTVMKNLTKCVQRAELGISGYVVSNLASSDVALNDDEKELGAVLIDIGGGTTEISVFQNGSLAKKSVIPIGGGHISSDISQGLKVPLAEGEKIKLKYGTTIYPGEGQNPSFEVTTVGKKTEEISVETLVGVIEPRVQEIFYMVNKELSEMGYNDELPGGVVLTGGVASLEGIDSIAQVQLGNSVRIYQPEFIGVADPTYTTGVGIIKQAVGNVDESVPVIKEKKSVSIIDKIKDLFNDFFG; encoded by the coding sequence TTGTCTAGAAAAACTAAGTCGATAGTTGCCAGTTTAGATATTGGCACTTCAAATACACGAATCATTGTAGGAGAAATAAGTGAAGATAGAAATGTAAACATCATAGGTATTGGACGTAGTGAGTCCCTAGGTTTGCGAAAAGGAACTATAGTTGACTTAGATAATACGGTTCGTTCAATTAAAGAAGCTGTTGATCAAGCTGAAAGAATGGTAGGGATCAATATAGATTCTGTCTATGTAGGCGTTTCTAGTGCACATGTCCAAGTAATGAAAAACCGTGGTGTTGTAGCTGTTTCAAACGATGATAAAGAAATTACTAGACAAGATTATGATAGGGCTTTAGATGGTGCAGGGGTAGTAGCTATTCCCCCTGAAATGGAAATAATAGAAATAGTTCCAACAAACTTTATAGTTGATGGGTATGATGGAATAAAAGACCCTATTGGTATGATAGGAGTAAGGTTGGAAGTAGATGCATTGATAATGTTAGCAAAATCTACAGTAATGAAAAATTTAACTAAATGTGTACAAAGGGCTGAGCTAGGGATAAGTGGATATGTAGTAAGCAATTTAGCTTCTTCTGATGTAGCATTAAATGATGATGAGAAAGAACTAGGTGCTGTACTTATTGACATTGGTGGAGGTACAACAGAAATATCTGTTTTTCAAAACGGGTCTTTAGCCAAAAAGAGTGTTATCCCTATAGGGGGAGGACATATATCTAGTGATATTTCTCAAGGGTTAAAAGTGCCATTAGCAGAAGGCGAAAAAATAAAGTTAAAGTATGGCACAACTATATATCCAGGAGAAGGACAAAATCCTTCTTTTGAAGTAACCACTGTGGGAAAGAAAACTGAAGAAATTAGCGTGGAAACTCTAGTGGGAGTTATCGAACCAAGAGTTCAAGAAATATTTTACATGGTTAATAAAGAGCTTTCTGAAATGGGATATAATGATGAACTGCCTGGTGGTGTCGTATTAACTGGAGGGGTTGCTTCTTTAGAAGGGATAGATAGTATAGCTCAAGTTCAACTTGGTAACTCAGTGCGAATTTATCAGCCTGAGTTTATTGGTGTTGCTGATCCAACCTATACTACTGGAGTAGGTATTATTAAACAAGCAGTTGGTAATGTAGATGAATCCGTTCCAGTGATAAAAGAAAAGAAGTCAGTTAGTATTATAGACAAAATAAAAGACCTATTTAATGATTTTTTCGGCTAA
- the ftsZ gene encoding cell division protein FtsZ, translating to MLEFDMDMEQFAQIKVIGVGGGGSNAVNRMISSGLKGVDFVVVNTDAQALHNSQADEKLQIGEKVTKGLGAGANPDIGRQSAEENREEIANALKGADMVFVTAGMGGGTGTGAAPIVAEVAKEMGALTVGVATKPFLFEGRKRQKFAQKGIENLKEKVDTLIVIPNDRLLQVIEKKTPITEAFKIADDVLLQGVQGISDLIAVPGLINLDFADVKTIMQNTGSALMGIGMASGEKRAEDAANQAVSSPLLETSIDGAKGVLLNITGGDNLGLHEVQEAASAVEQYVDDDANIIFGAVIDESLKDEIKVTVIATGFDEEKRSQPDKPKDWDVKTFQEDDFDVPAYLRKKATK from the coding sequence ATGTTAGAGTTTGATATGGACATGGAACAATTTGCTCAAATTAAAGTTATAGGAGTAGGCGGTGGAGGTAGCAACGCTGTTAATAGAATGATTAGCTCTGGGTTAAAAGGTGTTGACTTCGTAGTTGTTAATACAGATGCACAAGCCTTACATAATTCTCAAGCAGATGAAAAACTTCAGATTGGTGAGAAGGTTACAAAAGGGCTTGGAGCTGGTGCCAATCCAGATATTGGAAGGCAATCTGCTGAAGAAAACAGAGAAGAAATTGCTAATGCACTAAAAGGTGCTGATATGGTTTTTGTGACCGCTGGTATGGGTGGCGGTACTGGTACTGGTGCAGCTCCAATAGTTGCAGAGGTTGCAAAAGAGATGGGAGCTTTAACAGTAGGTGTGGCGACAAAACCTTTTCTTTTTGAAGGAAGAAAAAGACAAAAATTTGCCCAAAAAGGGATAGAAAACCTTAAAGAAAAGGTGGATACTTTAATTGTTATCCCTAATGATAGGCTATTACAAGTGATTGAAAAGAAAACACCAATTACTGAGGCCTTTAAAATAGCAGATGATGTTTTATTACAAGGTGTTCAAGGTATTTCTGATTTGATAGCTGTACCAGGTTTGATAAACTTAGACTTTGCTGATGTTAAAACAATTATGCAAAATACAGGTTCTGCTTTGATGGGGATTGGAATGGCCAGTGGCGAAAAGAGAGCAGAAGATGCTGCTAATCAAGCTGTTTCATCACCTCTTCTTGAAACTTCTATAGATGGGGCAAAGGGAGTATTATTGAACATAACTGGTGGAGATAATCTTGGCTTACATGAGGTACAAGAAGCTGCCAGTGCTGTTGAGCAATATGTAGATGATGATGCTAATATCATTTTTGGTGCTGTTATTGATGAATCTTTAAAGGATGAAATAAAGGTAACTGTTATTGCCACAGGTTTTGATGAAGAAAAAAGGAGTCAACCAGATAAACCTAAGGATTGGGATGTAAAAACATTCCAAGAAGATGACTTTGATGTGCCGGCATATCTAAGGAAAAAAGCTACAAAATAA